One Myxococcales bacterium genomic window carries:
- a CDS encoding DUF349 domain-containing protein, producing MRLEAVRALTSDEADILATVAKSDKDPGVRRVAIEKLERVELLAELAESEHDRGNRDLAGTRAAELWVSSACQGDDAELAANALAGLVKLGDDRSLVAVATRAADHALRARAADAIREARALVELAKATTSPEVRQAALARLDDADALRGLAIDTSVKELGLAALDKLTAEDVLEQVAQKAKAKAVRQRARKRLDEFAAAREAARPKEDDALRRRKAEKAQVLRAVEALAETFDFDKAGPEMATAEDTWRELGDTNEPALEERFARAVTRFHSRQEVAARAVHEPHRELDQRREPAVPAPRRERARDPDDVDIINPVHGDVLARKPAPPEDDAARAAREKEAAERRAARDAARAEADAARAQEEAEREAKKKEYGERAGQLAKSLAALIDDMEAVAGEAGGDPKAIDRLLGQGATAFAQLGKVAAAERDALETRYVAARGKLVVRTQELREGEDWKRWANVPRAEALVAAAKELAEREEAPTIQLLKVVQQAWKELGPMPSKKSKELWDTFKAHCDAAFARIRSTRAAEDEKLAGNVDAKRELVAAAQALADSTDFEATALAMKELQKRWKDSGPTPRKIGDELWREFRGACDRFFERRKPTVEAALRGEQDNLAAKHQLIAAAETVVAKAPGEAGWGKAIGQIKDLQREWQAIGRVPRAEVEPLWQRFRGACDALFAKRDAARDAEADAQRAELEAVRADIEAVMAGGADVAPRALAVRAKLAELAERDLAPSAELRGLYDQMVRQVMTAHGDALRGTDLDPVAMASARAKLIERVERLLPQAAPTVSLDGAAPADLAQRLKQAMAGNALWKGDGRDPIEVIDEVRGRWATVGPIVGADAEAAAARFEELCVQVRTAHGAAGDDGARADRAPQGERGERGGDRGGKRRDRRDRRRDEGAQQVASELTAAPPTAEVVVPRAVAPTPVAPTPIVAPIAAAAVAPIAVDPPVEAAPTRARTSTLPPGVTEELDDEWDAPAAAPVVAAPVVAAPVVAAPVVAAPVVAAPVVAAPVVAAPVVAAPVAEVAPETAAADTSSTAPVSETVPLEVVDEGWD from the coding sequence GTGCGCCTCGAGGCTGTCCGCGCCCTGACGTCCGACGAAGCCGACATCCTCGCCACCGTCGCCAAGAGCGACAAGGACCCCGGGGTACGCCGGGTCGCCATCGAGAAGCTCGAACGGGTCGAGCTCCTGGCCGAGCTGGCCGAGAGCGAGCACGACCGCGGCAACCGCGACCTCGCCGGCACCCGGGCCGCCGAGCTGTGGGTGTCGTCCGCCTGTCAGGGCGACGACGCCGAGCTCGCCGCCAACGCGCTGGCCGGGCTGGTGAAGCTCGGCGACGATCGGTCGCTGGTCGCGGTCGCGACCCGCGCCGCCGATCACGCGCTGCGCGCCCGCGCCGCCGACGCGATCCGCGAGGCCCGGGCGCTGGTCGAGCTGGCCAAGGCCACGACCTCGCCCGAGGTCCGGCAGGCCGCGCTGGCGCGGCTCGACGACGCCGACGCCCTGCGCGGGCTGGCGATCGACACCAGCGTCAAGGAGCTGGGCCTCGCCGCGCTCGACAAGCTCACCGCCGAGGACGTGCTCGAGCAGGTGGCGCAGAAGGCCAAGGCCAAGGCGGTGCGGCAGCGGGCCCGCAAGCGGCTCGACGAGTTCGCCGCCGCGCGCGAGGCCGCGCGCCCCAAGGAGGACGACGCGCTCCGCCGTCGGAAGGCCGAGAAGGCCCAGGTGCTGCGCGCGGTCGAGGCCCTCGCCGAGACCTTCGACTTCGACAAGGCCGGGCCCGAGATGGCCACGGCCGAGGACACCTGGCGCGAGCTCGGCGACACCAACGAGCCCGCGCTCGAGGAGCGGTTCGCGCGCGCGGTCACCCGGTTCCACAGCCGCCAGGAGGTCGCGGCCCGGGCCGTCCACGAGCCGCACCGCGAGCTCGATCAGCGGCGCGAGCCGGCGGTCCCGGCGCCGCGGCGCGAGCGCGCGCGCGATCCCGACGACGTCGACATCATCAACCCGGTGCACGGCGACGTGCTGGCGCGCAAGCCGGCGCCGCCCGAGGACGACGCCGCCCGCGCCGCCCGCGAGAAGGAGGCCGCCGAGCGGCGCGCCGCCCGCGACGCCGCCCGCGCCGAGGCCGACGCCGCCCGGGCCCAGGAGGAGGCCGAGCGCGAGGCCAAGAAGAAGGAGTACGGCGAGCGGGCCGGCCAGCTGGCCAAGAGCCTGGCGGCGCTGATCGACGACATGGAGGCCGTTGCCGGCGAGGCCGGCGGCGATCCCAAGGCCATCGACCGCCTGCTGGGACAGGGCGCGACCGCGTTCGCGCAGCTCGGCAAGGTCGCGGCCGCCGAGCGCGACGCGCTCGAGACCCGCTACGTCGCGGCCCGCGGCAAGCTGGTGGTGCGGACCCAGGAGCTGCGCGAGGGCGAGGACTGGAAGCGCTGGGCCAACGTGCCCCGGGCCGAGGCCCTCGTCGCCGCCGCGAAGGAGCTGGCCGAGCGCGAGGAGGCGCCGACGATCCAGCTGCTCAAGGTGGTGCAGCAGGCGTGGAAGGAGCTGGGCCCGATGCCCAGCAAGAAGAGCAAGGAGCTGTGGGACACCTTCAAGGCCCACTGCGACGCCGCGTTCGCGCGCATCCGCAGCACGCGCGCGGCCGAGGACGAGAAGCTGGCCGGCAACGTCGACGCCAAGCGCGAGCTGGTCGCCGCCGCCCAGGCGCTGGCCGACTCGACCGACTTCGAGGCCACCGCGCTGGCGATGAAGGAGCTGCAGAAGCGGTGGAAGGACAGCGGCCCGACGCCGCGCAAGATCGGCGACGAGCTGTGGCGCGAGTTCCGCGGCGCGTGCGATCGGTTCTTCGAGCGGCGCAAGCCGACCGTCGAGGCGGCGCTGCGCGGCGAGCAGGACAACCTGGCCGCCAAGCACCAGCTGATCGCCGCGGCCGAGACCGTCGTCGCCAAGGCGCCGGGCGAGGCCGGCTGGGGCAAGGCCATCGGACAGATCAAGGATCTGCAGCGCGAGTGGCAGGCGATCGGCCGCGTGCCCCGGGCCGAGGTCGAGCCGCTGTGGCAGCGGTTCCGCGGCGCGTGCGACGCGCTGTTCGCCAAGCGCGACGCCGCGCGCGACGCCGAGGCCGACGCCCAGCGCGCCGAGCTCGAGGCGGTGCGCGCCGACATCGAGGCCGTGATGGCCGGCGGCGCCGACGTGGCGCCGCGGGCGCTGGCGGTGCGCGCGAAGCTGGCCGAGCTGGCCGAGCGCGATCTCGCGCCGTCGGCCGAGCTGCGCGGGCTGTACGACCAGATGGTGCGGCAGGTCATGACCGCGCACGGCGACGCCCTGCGCGGCACCGACCTGGATCCTGTGGCGATGGCCAGCGCGCGCGCCAAGCTGATCGAGCGGGTCGAGCGGCTGCTGCCGCAGGCGGCGCCGACGGTGTCGCTCGACGGCGCGGCCCCGGCCGATCTGGCCCAGCGCCTCAAGCAGGCGATGGCCGGCAACGCGCTGTGGAAGGGCGACGGCCGCGATCCCATCGAGGTGATCGACGAGGTCCGCGGGCGCTGGGCGACCGTCGGACCGATCGTCGGCGCCGACGCCGAGGCCGCGGCGGCGCGGTTCGAGGAGCTGTGCGTCCAGGTGCGGACCGCGCACGGCGCGGCCGGCGATGACGGCGCGCGCGCGGATCGGGCGCCGCAGGGCGAGCGGGGCGAGCGCGGTGGCGACCGCGGTGGCAAGCGCCGCGATCGGCGCGATCGTCGCCGGGACGAGGGTGCGCAGCAGGTGGCGAGCGAGCTGACGGCCGCGCCGCCGACCGCCGAGGTCGTGGTGCCGCGCGCGGTCGCCCCGACGCCGGTGGCGCCGACGCCGATCGTGGCCCCGATCGCCGCGGCGGCCGTGGCGCCGATCGCGGTCGATCCGCCGGTCGAGGCCGCGCCGACGCGCGCGCGGACCTCGACGCTGCCCCCGGGCGTGACCGAGGAGCTCGACGACGAGTGGGACGCGCCCGCCGCGGCGCCAGTCGTCGCGGCGCCGGTCGTCGCGGCGCCGGTGGTCGCGGCGCCAGTCGTCGCGGCGCCGGTGGTCGCGGCGCCGGTGGTCGCGGCGCCAGTCGTCGCGGCGCCGGTGGTCGCGGCGCCGGTGGCGGAGGTCGCGCCCGAGACGGCGGCCGCCGACACCAGCTCGACCGCGCCGGTCAGCGAGACCGTGCCGCTCGAGGTCGTGGACGAGGGCTGGGACTGA
- a CDS encoding M48 family metalloprotease, translated as MRSSFVNQLKTIGLLGALTALLVVIGGALAPGMLWLFGAIAVALNLGSYYFSDRIVLAMNRAHPVAPGTDPALERMVAELAARAELPTPRLYVIDDPAPNAFATGRDPAHGVVAVTTGIRRLLTERELRGVIAHELAHIHNRDILIASIAAMLATIVSFVATAVQWGVMLGGGRDDRDGRGGVIGALALAIVAPIAATIIQLAISRSREYGADAYGARISGDPLALASALAKLERGNARIPLHTVGDSPATASLYICAPLSGGGVASWFSTHPPIPERIRRLQALADDVAPRRRRAA; from the coding sequence ATGAGGTCGTCCTTCGTCAACCAGCTGAAGACCATCGGTCTGCTGGGCGCCCTGACGGCGCTGCTCGTGGTGATCGGCGGCGCGCTGGCGCCCGGCATGCTCTGGCTGTTCGGCGCCATCGCCGTCGCGCTCAACCTCGGCTCGTACTACTTCAGCGACCGCATCGTCCTGGCCATGAACCGGGCCCACCCGGTCGCGCCCGGCACCGACCCGGCCCTCGAGCGCATGGTCGCCGAGCTGGCCGCGCGCGCCGAGCTCCCGACGCCACGGCTGTACGTGATCGACGACCCCGCGCCCAACGCGTTCGCGACCGGCCGCGACCCGGCCCACGGCGTGGTCGCGGTCACGACCGGCATCCGCCGGCTGCTGACCGAGCGCGAGCTGCGGGGCGTCATCGCCCACGAGCTGGCCCACATCCACAACCGCGACATCCTGATCGCCTCGATCGCCGCGATGCTGGCGACGATCGTGTCGTTCGTCGCGACCGCCGTGCAGTGGGGCGTGATGCTGGGCGGCGGCCGCGATGACCGCGACGGCCGCGGCGGCGTGATCGGCGCGCTGGCGCTGGCGATCGTCGCGCCGATCGCCGCGACGATCATCCAGCTGGCGATCTCGCGCTCGCGCGAGTACGGCGCCGACGCCTACGGCGCGCGCATCTCCGGCGATCCGCTGGCGCTGGCGAGCGCGCTGGCCAAGCTCGAGCGCGGCAACGCCCGGATCCCCCTGCACACCGTCGGCGACTCACCGGCCACCGCCAGCCTGTACATCTGCGCGCCGCTGTCCGGCGGCGGCGTCGCGAGCTGGTTCTCGACCCACCCGCCGATCCCTGAGCGCATCCGCCGGCTGCAGGCGCTGGCCGACGACGTGGCGCCGCGGCGACGGCGCGCGGCCTGA